A DNA window from Trichosurus vulpecula isolate mTriVul1 chromosome 2, mTriVul1.pri, whole genome shotgun sequence contains the following coding sequences:
- the LOC118839307 gene encoding olfactory receptor 56A3-like, with protein sequence MILYNESSSAGVSEFLLNCFVRSPSWQHWLSLPLSLLFLLAMGANATLLITIRMEASLHEPMYYLLSLLSILDIVLCLTVIPKVLLVFWFDLRPISFSACFLQMFIMNNFLPMESCTFLVMAYDRYVAICHPLRYPSIITDQFVVKASIFIVARNTLLTAPIPILSARLHYCGNNIIENCICANLSVSKLSCENVIVNKIYQLIVAWTLLGSDLILIFLSYSFILRAVMKLKAKGAAAKALSTCGSHFILILFFSTILLVFIFTHMAKKKVSHDVPVLLNVLHHVIPAALNPIVYGVRTKEIKQGIWRLLRKGQ encoded by the coding sequence ATGATACTTTACAACGAGTCTTCTTCTGCTGGGGTCTCTGAGTTTCTCTTGAACTGTTTTGTCAGATCTCCAAGTTGGCAGCACTGGCTCTCCCTGCCTTTGAGCCTGCTCTTCCTCCTAGCCATGGGTGCCAATGCCACCCTCCTAATCACCATTAGGATGGAAGCATCCTTGCACGAGCCCATGTACTATTTGCTCAGCCTCCTCTCCATACTGGATATCGTGCTCTGTCTCACTGTCATCCCCAAAGTTCTGCTTGTCTTTTGGTTTGACCTCAGACCCATCAGCTTCTCTGCTTGCTTCCTTCAAATGTTCATCATGAACAACTTTCTTCCCATGGAATCTTGCACCTTCTTGGTAATGGCGTATGACCGCTATGTGGCCATATGCCACCCCCTGCGCTATCCATCCATCATCACTGATCAGTTTGTGGTCAAAGCTAGTATCTTTATTGTGGCACGGAACACCCTCCTCACTGCTCCAATTCCTATCCTCTCTGCCCGGCTCCATTACTGTGGGAATAACATCATCGAGAATTGTATTTGTGCCAACCTGTCGGTCTCGAAGCTCTCCTGTGAAAATGTTATTGTCAATAAGATCTACCAATTAATTGTGGCCTGGACTCTGCTTGGCTCTGATCTTATACTTATTTTCCTCTCCTATTCCTTCATTCTGAGGGCTGTGATGAAGCTTAAGGCTAAAGGGGCTGCTGCCAAGGCCCTAAGCACATGTGGTTCCCACTTTatcctcattctcttctttagCACCATCCTGCTGGTTTTCATCTTTACTCATATGGCCAAGAAAAAGGTTTCTCATGATGTCCCTGTCCTACTCAATGTCCTGCACCATGTAATCCCTGCTGCCCTTAACCCCATTGTCTATGGGGTGAggacaaaagaaattaaacaggGAATCTGGAGGTTACTGAGGAAGGGGCAATGA